The proteins below come from a single Chitinophaga pinensis DSM 2588 genomic window:
- a CDS encoding c-type cytochrome, whose translation MLNILPATTPVPKDIPLDLPLPQWLLVTILVISFLAHIVFVNLMVGGSLLTLWAEIKGLKDKDYDKFAYEMAKTITVNKSLAVVLGVAPLLSINTLYSVYFYSANALTGLMWISVIPLVTIAFLLTYLHKYSWYKLSDNKALHIAIVGAAVLIFLFIPLIFLVNINLMLFPEKWGTVGGFLSALVLPNVFPRYLHFIFASLGVTGLFVFWYTGRKNYPFETYYTHLTRYAIKKKAYSLTLAASGAQFLIGPIVLFTLPSKGLGWNLIAVILSGAGLAIPAMIWIWKAINGPEDKIDRHFGKVVLALSMTVLFMGSGRQIYRANALAPHQQLMAAKTEEFRRLSAEARAHPQEENVALAIDTSLGAVAKGAALFKMNCSACHQKDTKLVGPPMLEMVEIYKGQADKLKEWIRNPGKKRPDYPQMPAFGDRLSADDLDELSKYILAVK comes from the coding sequence ATGTTAAATATATTGCCGGCAACGACGCCTGTACCGAAAGATATACCTTTAGATCTGCCATTGCCACAGTGGTTGCTCGTGACGATACTGGTCATTTCTTTTCTTGCACATATTGTTTTTGTGAACCTGATGGTGGGTGGATCTCTGCTGACTTTATGGGCGGAGATCAAAGGACTGAAGGATAAGGATTATGATAAGTTTGCCTATGAAATGGCGAAGACGATCACGGTGAATAAGAGTCTTGCAGTAGTATTGGGAGTAGCGCCTTTGTTAAGCATCAATACCCTCTACAGCGTATATTTTTATTCAGCAAATGCCCTGACGGGATTGATGTGGATATCGGTTATTCCGCTGGTCACGATCGCTTTTCTGCTGACTTATCTGCATAAATACAGCTGGTATAAATTATCAGATAATAAAGCATTACATATCGCTATTGTCGGGGCTGCAGTACTCATTTTTCTTTTTATACCCCTGATATTCCTGGTGAATATTAACCTGATGTTGTTCCCTGAAAAGTGGGGGACTGTGGGCGGCTTTTTAAGTGCGCTGGTGTTACCAAATGTCTTTCCCCGTTATTTACATTTTATCTTCGCTTCATTGGGGGTGACCGGTTTATTTGTCTTCTGGTATACGGGTCGTAAGAACTATCCCTTTGAAACCTATTATACACATCTTACCAGGTATGCCATCAAAAAAAAGGCGTATTCATTGACGCTTGCAGCTTCGGGAGCACAGTTTCTCATTGGTCCGATCGTCTTATTTACCTTACCCTCAAAAGGACTTGGCTGGAACCTGATAGCGGTGATACTGTCGGGTGCAGGGCTTGCCATTCCTGCTATGATATGGATATGGAAGGCGATTAATGGTCCGGAGGATAAAATAGATCGGCACTTTGGTAAAGTGGTACTGGCTTTAAGTATGACTGTTTTGTTTATGGGCAGTGGCAGACAGATATACAGGGCGAATGCACTGGCGCCACACCAGCAATTGATGGCGGCAAAAACAGAAGAGTTCAGACGATTGTCAGCAGAAGCGCGTGCACATCCACAGGAAGAAAATGTAGCATTAGCAATCGATACATCATTGGGAGCTGTTGCAAAAGGAGCGGCCTTGTTTAAGATGAATTGTAGTGCGTGTCATCAGAAGGATACAAAATTAGTCGGCCCTCCTATGCTTGAAATGGTGGAGATATATAAGGGGCAGGCAGATAAGCTGAAAGAATGGATCAGGAACCCCGGGAAGAAACGTCCGGATTATCCGCAGATGCCGGCTTTTGGTGACAGACTTTCCGCAGATGACCTGGATGAATTATCGAAGTATATATTAGCTGTAAAGTGA
- a CDS encoding c-type cytochrome, translating to MDFPLFHLDWLNDRFLIAMIAIIHVIINHGLAVGFIPLVTWLEQKGVKNSHAMEITDLSWDKLAWKMMKVGFIITTTLGAMTGVGIWFSVALVSPASIGSLIRVFYWAWFTEWIVFVTEVVLILIYFLSWENANKSLTSKLRHIRFGWFLSIFSWITMVIIVSILGFMMDPGNWNTHHSLLNGFTNPIYIPQLLFRTPTAMVVGGVFGLMLITLFTENGTSIRKRAIRSASAWILCWAPLSLAGAVYYYGVMPSAMTANMSTAVGTMDFSQYYDLLRYVIGGAIFLVVLLSVTGLIKSSLVRFPFALFCCLTVFGFLGIFERVREFIRKPYVIGGYMYSNLLKEEDYPLYKRDGILKYATYTSTPTVTAENKIAAGRNVFMLSCSRCHTTQGVNSIVYVFERMYGFGKPLDENSMAGYIPNMHNARTYMPPFPGNRDELQALVAYIKYVQQTGEVLEGAQTEGVTVNSMNDVNAARILLEKQQQEKAALLTKKDTTSAN from the coding sequence ATGGATTTTCCATTATTTCACCTGGACTGGTTGAATGATCGTTTCCTGATAGCGATGATCGCTATCATACATGTAATTATTAATCACGGACTGGCTGTAGGATTTATACCGCTTGTAACCTGGCTGGAGCAAAAGGGTGTAAAGAACAGTCATGCAATGGAGATTACTGATCTGTCATGGGATAAGCTGGCCTGGAAAATGATGAAGGTAGGTTTTATCATTACTACTACGCTGGGAGCCATGACAGGTGTGGGGATCTGGTTTTCCGTGGCATTGGTAAGTCCGGCTTCAATCGGTAGTCTGATACGTGTATTTTACTGGGCCTGGTTTACAGAGTGGATAGTGTTTGTAACAGAAGTGGTGTTAATATTGATTTACTTTCTCAGCTGGGAGAATGCCAATAAATCGCTTACATCAAAACTACGACATATCCGCTTCGGATGGTTCCTGTCTATATTCTCATGGATCACAATGGTTATTATTGTGTCTATTTTAGGGTTTATGATGGACCCGGGGAACTGGAATACACATCATAGTCTGTTGAACGGATTTACCAATCCCATTTATATTCCACAACTACTTTTCCGTACGCCGACTGCCATGGTGGTGGGCGGTGTATTCGGATTAATGCTGATCACTTTATTTACAGAGAACGGGACCAGCATCCGGAAACGTGCCATCCGCTCTGCATCTGCCTGGATACTTTGCTGGGCGCCATTATCACTTGCCGGTGCTGTTTACTATTATGGTGTAATGCCCTCAGCTATGACTGCCAATATGAGTACGGCTGTGGGCACTATGGACTTCTCACAATATTATGACCTGCTCCGCTATGTAATCGGTGGTGCTATATTTCTTGTTGTCTTATTATCTGTTACTGGTTTGATTAAATCCTCCCTGGTGAGATTTCCTTTTGCACTTTTTTGCTGTCTGACCGTATTTGGATTCCTGGGCATCTTTGAGCGCGTCAGGGAATTTATCAGAAAGCCTTATGTCATCGGTGGATATATGTACAGTAACCTGTTAAAAGAGGAAGATTATCCGCTGTATAAAAGAGATGGTATCCTTAAATATGCCACCTATACCAGTACGCCGACAGTTACCGCAGAAAATAAGATCGCAGCTGGCAGAAATGTATTTATGTTATCGTGTAGCCGCTGTCATACTACACAGGGGGTGAATTCTATTGTGTATGTTTTTGAGCGGATGTATGGATTTGGTAAACCGCTGGATGAAAATTCTATGGCAGGTTACATTCCGAATATGCATAATGCCCGTACTTATATGCCGCCGTTTCCGGGTAATCGGGATGAATTGCAGGCATTGGTCGCCTATATAAAGTATGTACAACAGACAGGGGAGGTGTTGGAAGGTGCGCAGACGGAAGGCGTTACGGTCAACAGTATGAATGATGTTAATGCTGCCAGAATTTTATTAGAAAAACAGCAACAGGAGAAAGCAGCACTGCTTACAAAAAAAGACACTACCTCCGCTAACTGA
- a CDS encoding helix-turn-helix domain-containing protein has protein sequence MLIYIWKAAGELIIDNERVLLDGPKVVCVRPNAVFSMRMISQASGYVVCFNDSFFSLRYNNNVLYRFQFLVQRAVAVFRVSTEKAGAWNYFLNQVIEEFTAEMESSEDLLRSFLNILLHQLDRSFYRLSGKEEKSIKHAKMIRFEQLVEQYFSVHRNPSFYSEQLHITTNYLNKLCHEYCHTTSGNLIRARTIKEAQRLLHHTQLSVAEIAYEIGFESASYFNTFYKKETGVTPENFRKIKLKLSKHEKY, from the coding sequence ATGCTTATATATATCTGGAAGGCGGCAGGAGAGCTGATAATCGATAATGAGAGGGTTTTACTGGATGGACCGAAGGTGGTTTGTGTCAGACCGAATGCCGTATTCAGTATGCGGATGATCAGTCAGGCTTCCGGATACGTCGTTTGTTTCAATGACAGCTTTTTTTCATTGCGATACAATAACAATGTACTGTACCGGTTTCAGTTTCTTGTACAACGTGCAGTTGCTGTTTTCAGAGTCAGTACTGAAAAGGCAGGCGCCTGGAATTATTTTCTTAACCAGGTCATTGAAGAGTTTACAGCTGAGATGGAAAGCAGCGAAGATCTGTTACGGTCTTTCCTGAATATTTTGCTACATCAGCTGGATCGTAGTTTTTACCGCTTATCCGGTAAGGAAGAGAAAAGCATCAAACATGCCAAGATGATCCGGTTTGAACAATTGGTAGAGCAATATTTTTCGGTGCATAGAAATCCGTCTTTCTACTCCGAGCAGTTGCACATCACCACGAATTATCTGAATAAGCTATGCCATGAGTATTGCCATACTACAAGTGGCAACCTGATAAGAGCGCGGACCATCAAAGAAGCACAGCGTTTATTGCATCATACACAGTTGTCAGTAGCCGAGATTGCCTATGAGATCGGATTTGAGAGCGCTTCTTATTTTAACACATTCTATAAAAAAGAGACCGGTGTGACGCCGGAGAATTTTCGCAAAATCAAACTCAAACTCAGTAAACATGAAAAATATTGA
- a CDS encoding class I SAM-dependent methyltransferase: MEYNRLADVKRLQFIIHTLKQHLPEGATVLDVGCGNGIIARGLGEEGFQVYGIDVSHKAVEKARSLTHMPHVTFDVISAEALVADGNRYHAVICSEVLEHLNHPEKLLDVLFQSLTDEGVLIVTVPNGMGPREVLVTKPVIALRQKDNWLWKCLLKLKTIMGYKGTTVQSDADDLTHVQFFSKQSLENLARKTRFKIVRFGKTNFIDDVFPFSFFTKKIRILQKWDGALAEVLPYQLTGSFVTVWEKNLPAGQAVLIAEKS, encoded by the coding sequence ATGGAATACAACAGGCTCGCTGATGTAAAGCGCTTACAGTTTATTATCCACACCCTGAAACAACATCTCCCCGAAGGCGCCACCGTATTGGACGTAGGCTGCGGCAACGGCATCATTGCCAGAGGACTTGGAGAAGAAGGCTTCCAGGTATACGGCATCGATGTGAGTCATAAGGCTGTCGAAAAAGCCCGTTCACTGACCCATATGCCCCATGTTACCTTTGACGTCATCAGTGCAGAAGCGCTTGTCGCTGATGGCAACCGCTATCATGCCGTGATCTGTAGCGAAGTACTGGAACACCTGAATCATCCTGAGAAATTGCTGGATGTATTATTCCAGTCTCTCACCGACGAAGGTGTATTGATCGTAACAGTACCTAACGGTATGGGACCCAGAGAAGTACTGGTCACAAAACCCGTTATTGCCCTCCGGCAAAAAGATAATTGGTTATGGAAATGTTTATTGAAACTCAAGACAATAATGGGATATAAAGGCACGACTGTACAATCAGATGCCGATGACCTCACACATGTGCAGTTTTTCAGCAAACAATCACTGGAAAATCTGGCCAGGAAAACACGGTTTAAAATTGTGCGTTTCGGCAAAACAAATTTTATTGACGATGTTTTTCCTTTTTCTTTTTTTACAAAAAAGATAAGAATTCTTCAAAAATGGGACGGCGCTCTTGCCGAAGTACTTCCATATCAACTCACTGGAAGTTTCGTAACAGTATGGGAGAAAAATCTGCCTGCCGGACAAGCAGTACTGATAGCAGAAAAAAGCTGA
- a CDS encoding Nif3-like dinuclear metal center hexameric protein, which produces MPRENNTSINRRTFLTQITAAGSAIVLASPLTAMVAGFIPVQEKITVGQIMDAFIKEVPGGPFSNTVDTLKSGNRDVVVTGIVTTMFPTVEVIKKAIALKANFIIAHEPAFYNHADETDWLQKDDVYRYKAELLQQHNIVVWRNHDYVHSIRPDGVRKGLSEQLGWEQFEEGNHLIYHLAPAMTLKALIADLKKKLNIEAVRYIGDPAQSCKRVLLMPGAAGGRRQIQNMIDTQPDVLVCGEIAEWETAEYVRDARAAGKKLSLVVLGHVVSEEPGSEFMAKWLAAKFPAVKATHIPSGSSLRFL; this is translated from the coding sequence ATGCCACGTGAAAACAACACCTCCATCAACAGACGTACATTCCTTACACAAATAACAGCCGCAGGCTCGGCTATCGTATTGGCATCTCCGCTGACTGCCATGGTAGCAGGATTTATACCGGTACAGGAAAAGATCACTGTCGGACAGATCATGGATGCCTTTATCAAAGAAGTACCCGGCGGACCATTTTCCAATACCGTAGATACATTAAAATCGGGCAACCGGGATGTCGTAGTAACCGGTATTGTTACAACCATGTTTCCTACAGTGGAAGTGATTAAAAAAGCCATTGCATTAAAGGCCAACTTTATCATTGCCCATGAACCTGCCTTCTACAATCATGCGGATGAAACAGACTGGCTGCAAAAAGATGATGTATACCGTTATAAGGCTGAGCTCCTTCAACAACACAATATTGTAGTATGGCGTAATCACGATTATGTACATAGCATCCGGCCGGATGGTGTGCGAAAAGGATTGAGTGAACAGTTGGGCTGGGAGCAATTCGAAGAGGGCAATCACCTGATCTATCATCTCGCACCTGCGATGACATTGAAAGCGCTGATCGCTGATCTGAAAAAGAAACTGAATATAGAAGCAGTCAGGTATATCGGTGATCCTGCACAGTCCTGCAAACGGGTGTTACTGATGCCGGGAGCAGCCGGTGGCAGAAGACAGATACAGAACATGATCGATACACAACCTGACGTACTTGTCTGTGGTGAAATAGCAGAATGGGAAACGGCAGAGTACGTACGCGATGCACGGGCAGCAGGTAAAAAATTATCATTGGTGGTGTTGGGACATGTCGTCAGCGAAGAACCAGGATCGGAGTTTATGGCGAAATGGTTAGCGGCAAAATTTCCTGCCGTCAAAGCAACACATATCCCAAGTGGCAGTTCGTTGAGGTTTTTGTAA
- a CDS encoding glycoside hydrolase family 71/99-like protein: MRTLLWALCALLLFACNKSSLEPVTPRLKADLKAVVPVTKTTSKKIFIHWMPWFETPASRGAWGYHWKMNNQNPDIIVNGKRQIAAYFYPKTGPYASADPDIIEYQLLLMKYAGADGVFIDWPGTRQRYDYPDNLANSNALISKLNAVGLQFSIVHEDRNWDPGMAANANGDFVYMQNNYFNQGNYLRNSSNEPVVLNFGPITFHQPSEWNTMLNGINPRPKIIPLFGFTNEVGANNAGGEFPWIYQEHPGVVDRYYTQAASFPLSIGVVYPGFKSFYQAGGADGPTWQIAHNGTSTFSTMLDKALASSVKIIQFATWNDYGEGTIIEPTEEFGYSFLTVMQQKLGVPYGQHELEVIYRLYQYRKQYSGNGSIQQQLNQVFSYLANLQVGNAENLLNSISGGNNPGNPPATGVLIKNRWLNTYLYEQNGQVRYNTSNTGNQYRWIQETVNGHIRFKNAATGNYLNIEHLYNYVESSNVPDTFYSSYWALESYNGYTRLRNEWQNTYLNLENQSGLAQCTNVPANFESGQWTLQN, encoded by the coding sequence ATGAGAACGCTATTATGGGCCTTGTGTGCCCTTCTGTTGTTCGCGTGTAACAAATCGTCACTCGAACCTGTCACTCCACGTCTGAAAGCTGATCTGAAAGCCGTTGTACCAGTCACCAAAACGACCAGCAAGAAGATCTTTATTCATTGGATGCCCTGGTTTGAAACACCTGCATCCAGAGGCGCCTGGGGTTATCACTGGAAAATGAACAACCAGAATCCTGACATTATCGTCAATGGTAAAAGACAGATTGCCGCTTATTTTTATCCTAAGACGGGGCCTTATGCTTCCGCTGATCCGGACATCATCGAATATCAGCTCCTGCTGATGAAGTATGCCGGTGCAGATGGTGTATTCATTGACTGGCCGGGTACCAGACAGCGGTATGATTACCCGGATAATCTGGCTAATTCCAATGCGCTGATCAGTAAACTGAATGCTGTCGGTTTACAATTCTCCATCGTACACGAAGACAGAAACTGGGATCCGGGTATGGCTGCGAATGCCAATGGCGATTTCGTATACATGCAGAATAACTATTTCAATCAGGGTAATTACCTGCGTAACAGCAGTAATGAGCCTGTTGTACTGAACTTCGGACCTATCACCTTTCATCAGCCTTCAGAGTGGAATACCATGCTGAATGGGATTAATCCGCGTCCTAAGATCATTCCGTTGTTTGGCTTTACCAATGAAGTAGGGGCGAACAATGCCGGTGGAGAATTCCCCTGGATCTACCAGGAGCATCCGGGTGTAGTAGACCGTTACTACACACAGGCAGCCAGCTTCCCGCTGTCTATCGGTGTGGTATATCCTGGGTTTAAATCTTTTTATCAGGCAGGCGGTGCTGATGGCCCTACCTGGCAGATTGCACACAATGGCACTTCTACCTTCTCTACCATGCTGGATAAGGCGTTGGCTTCCAGTGTGAAGATCATACAGTTTGCTACCTGGAATGACTATGGGGAAGGTACTATTATCGAACCTACAGAGGAGTTTGGTTATTCTTTCCTGACCGTTATGCAGCAGAAACTGGGGGTACCTTATGGTCAGCATGAACTGGAGGTGATCTACCGTCTCTATCAATACAGAAAGCAATATTCGGGTAATGGCAGTATACAGCAGCAGCTGAACCAGGTATTCTCTTACCTGGCGAATTTGCAGGTGGGAAATGCCGAGAACCTATTGAACAGTATCAGTGGTGGCAACAATCCGGGTAATCCGCCTGCTACGGGAGTACTGATCAAAAACAGGTGGCTGAACACTTACCTGTATGAACAGAACGGACAGGTAAGATATAATACCAGCAATACGGGTAATCAGTATCGCTGGATACAGGAAACGGTAAACGGGCATATCCGCTTTAAGAATGCGGCTACCGGCAATTACCTGAACATCGAGCACCTGTATAACTATGTGGAAAGTTCTAATGTGCCTGATACCTTTTACAGCAGTTACTGGGCCCTGGAAAGTTACAATGGTTATACCCGTTTGAGAAATGAGTGGCAGAATACTTACCTGAACCTGGAGAATCAAAGCGGTCTGGCGCAATGCACTAATGTTCCGGCTAATTTTGAGAGTGGTCAGTGGACTTTGCAGAATTAA
- a CDS encoding vanadium-dependent haloperoxidase, protein MTIYAVRSWCIFLFISLIVAACNKEEQAPSPENTIAVADQSARTPAGASIPVSWYQLEFKLIKETPGFTPPVAARALAYTGIALHEAVVWSDRNGHSLSGQLNGLYNIPRPERGKRYNWEIAANSAMADIITRLYPNVNAANAAIIKAQDSLNLVNLSGGCDQDEVNRSVNFGKQISAAIYAWSATDGGKDGYLNGFPTDYIPPVGPAFWVPTPPAFQRALLPYWGNNRLLVKPRYPETAPVQHPVFSTDTASAFYKAAYYVYNKVNTLTPEENTTALYWADGGGTFTPPGHLLAITAQLVTDEGLNLTQSATLFAQAGISVNDAGIVCWKYKYKYNLLRPVTYIQRHINAGWGSLIATPPFPSYTSGHASFTGAAGTVLAEYFGNAYTFTDNQKVAEGFAPRSFGNFQQMIDEASISRIYGGIHYQFDSEVGAQTGREVGLRVLSLRY, encoded by the coding sequence ATGACCATTTATGCTGTACGTTCGTGGTGCATTTTCCTCTTTATTTCCCTCATTGTTGCTGCATGTAACAAAGAAGAACAGGCACCTTCCCCTGAAAACACGATTGCTGTCGCCGACCAGTCGGCAAGAACACCCGCTGGTGCCTCCATTCCCGTTTCCTGGTATCAGCTGGAATTTAAACTTATTAAGGAGACTCCTGGTTTCACACCTCCAGTTGCTGCGAGAGCACTGGCTTATACCGGTATTGCCCTGCATGAAGCCGTTGTATGGAGTGATCGCAATGGTCATTCGCTCAGCGGACAACTCAACGGTTTGTACAACATACCCCGCCCTGAAAGAGGGAAGCGATACAATTGGGAAATAGCAGCCAACAGCGCCATGGCTGACATTATTACCCGTTTGTACCCTAACGTAAATGCTGCCAATGCGGCTATTATCAAAGCGCAGGATAGCCTGAACCTGGTGAACCTCTCCGGAGGGTGTGACCAGGATGAAGTTAACCGTTCGGTGAACTTTGGTAAACAGATCTCTGCGGCCATCTACGCATGGTCAGCCACTGACGGTGGTAAAGACGGTTACCTGAATGGGTTCCCGACTGATTATATACCTCCTGTCGGACCGGCATTCTGGGTGCCTACACCGCCTGCTTTTCAGCGTGCATTGTTGCCTTACTGGGGTAATAACCGGCTGCTGGTTAAACCCCGTTATCCTGAAACAGCGCCTGTTCAGCATCCGGTGTTTTCTACAGATACCGCATCTGCTTTCTACAAGGCGGCTTACTATGTGTATAACAAAGTGAATACACTGACGCCTGAAGAAAATACCACTGCACTTTACTGGGCAGACGGTGGTGGTACCTTTACACCTCCGGGACATTTACTAGCCATTACTGCGCAATTGGTGACAGACGAAGGACTGAACCTCACCCAAAGCGCTACACTCTTCGCACAGGCGGGTATCAGCGTAAACGATGCAGGTATCGTTTGCTGGAAATACAAGTACAAATACAACCTGCTGCGTCCTGTTACTTACATCCAGCGTCATATCAATGCCGGCTGGGGTTCATTGATCGCGACACCACCATTCCCTTCCTATACTTCCGGCCATGCTTCCTTTACAGGTGCAGCCGGTACAGTACTGGCAGAATATTTCGGTAACGCGTATACATTCACTGACAACCAGAAAGTAGCGGAAGGATTTGCACCGCGTTCTTTTGGTAATTTCCAGCAGATGATCGATGAAGCTTCCATATCGAGAATCTATGGCGGGATACATTACCAGTTTGACAGCGAAGTAGGTGCGCAGACCGGAAGAGAGGTGGGATTGAGGGTGTTGTCGTTGAGATACTGA
- a CDS encoding gliding motility-associated C-terminal domain-containing protein — protein MKTFSVLFNILKTISVSLLIMLPFTAGSQSMPIYLQNPSFEGQPTMNGIPAPWYQRSVNLIAYTLPLGSNNEIPPSDGKTYAALLAASENNTSAGHAVWTSIGQQLSHPIEAGKAYLISFDMALMPEDDKSDQTAATSTALAILGSSSEQDIGERIWYSGIYYDRKWGRITAVLKPKKTYAHLRFEPYVTDYDDTCYVVTFLDNISMIEETLNFDTYAENTCYGHSQGKVSVQMHTMDKDNYVFRWMPGGYTTPEVSQLPAGKYTVTVTNTTKGNSRSETVEVKQWDININPIVTPISCNGESDAAINANASGSKAPYKYALVNQFPEQDSPVFSNLRANYYTLQVTDSMGCNKMQSINIPNPLVLQVKDASTKSLSCSSVRDGQIIITMSGGTTPYHYSISDTATQLENRFRRLDAGSYHYKVADDHNCTVEGNITVERGMNDCAVYMPSAFSPNGDGKNDLFKARVQDDVTDFRLSIFGRWGQLVYESSDPEAGWNGKMRGADLPSGTYIWSVIYTDSKKQPMKQQGTVTMFK, from the coding sequence ATGAAAACCTTCAGTGTACTATTCAACATACTGAAAACCATCTCCGTATCTTTATTGATCATGCTACCATTTACAGCGGGGTCACAATCGATGCCGATTTATTTGCAGAATCCATCATTCGAAGGACAACCTACAATGAATGGTATACCAGCACCCTGGTACCAACGTTCTGTAAATCTGATAGCATACACACTACCGCTTGGATCGAACAATGAGATACCCCCTTCAGATGGTAAGACATATGCCGCTTTGCTCGCAGCATCAGAGAATAATACATCTGCCGGTCATGCTGTATGGACTTCTATCGGACAACAATTATCACATCCCATCGAAGCAGGTAAAGCCTATCTCATATCTTTTGATATGGCCTTGATGCCCGAAGATGATAAGAGTGATCAGACAGCTGCTACCTCTACTGCTTTAGCAATACTGGGCTCCAGTTCTGAACAGGATATAGGAGAACGCATCTGGTACTCAGGTATTTACTACGACAGAAAATGGGGAAGAATCACAGCTGTACTGAAACCGAAAAAGACATACGCACATCTTCGCTTTGAACCTTACGTAACTGACTATGACGACACTTGTTATGTCGTCACATTCCTCGACAATATCTCCATGATCGAAGAAACACTCAACTTCGATACCTATGCAGAGAATACCTGTTATGGACACAGTCAGGGGAAGGTATCAGTACAGATGCATACCATGGATAAAGACAATTACGTATTTCGCTGGATGCCCGGAGGTTATACAACACCGGAAGTCTCTCAGCTACCGGCAGGCAAATACACGGTGACCGTCACCAATACCACGAAAGGTAATTCCAGGTCGGAAACCGTAGAGGTCAAACAATGGGATATCAACATCAATCCCATCGTAACACCTATCAGTTGTAACGGAGAATCGGATGCCGCTATCAATGCAAATGCAAGTGGTAGTAAAGCGCCTTATAAATATGCCCTGGTCAACCAGTTTCCTGAACAGGATTCCCCTGTATTCAGTAACCTGCGCGCCAATTATTATACACTGCAGGTAACCGATAGTATGGGTTGTAATAAGATGCAGAGCATCAACATCCCTAACCCTCTGGTACTCCAGGTAAAAGACGCCAGTACGAAGTCGCTTTCCTGCAGCAGCGTAAGAGACGGTCAGATCATTATCACCATGAGCGGTGGTACTACGCCTTATCATTACAGCATATCTGATACAGCTACGCAACTGGAAAACCGCTTCCGTCGACTGGACGCTGGTAGTTATCATTACAAAGTTGCCGATGACCATAATTGTACTGTTGAAGGCAATATTACAGTAGAAAGAGGGATGAATGATTGTGCAGTGTATATGCCTTCCGCATTCAGTCCGAATGGCGATGGTAAAAACGATCTGTTCAAAGCACGTGTACAGGACGACGTCACCGACTTCCGCCTGAGCATCTTCGGCAGATGGGGACAACTCGTATACGAGAGCAGTGATCCGGAAGCCGGGTGGAATGGTAAAATGCGCGGCGCTGATCTGCCATCAGGCACCTATATCTGGAGTGTGATCTACACAGATAGTAAGAAGCAACCCATGAAACAACAAGGTACCGTAACCATGTTTAAATAA
- a CDS encoding M15 family metallopeptidase: protein MEALKLIRINSTGPLVESWQFFLIGQHLYFGEADGVFSREVQQATITFQQKHNLQPDGVVGNKTYGVAMQLGFDGILDERDDKSGPDFPKSPSFKPLVSNDERAAVFGRFSFVSDPVPGNPENIRITDNWATENIKMVSIPQLINIKGSDRVQFHRKAEGQLISLWQDWEDAGLLPLVLTWAGSFVPRFIRGSRKTLSNHSFGSAFDINVAWNPLGAVPALVGQKGSVRELVQIANKNGFYWGGHFTRKDGMHFEVAQIK, encoded by the coding sequence ATGGAAGCACTCAAACTTATCAGAATCAATAGTACAGGTCCACTGGTAGAAAGCTGGCAGTTTTTTCTCATCGGACAACATCTTTACTTCGGCGAAGCCGATGGTGTTTTTTCCCGTGAAGTACAGCAGGCGACCATCACCTTTCAGCAAAAGCACAACCTCCAGCCCGATGGCGTAGTAGGCAACAAAACATACGGCGTTGCGATGCAGCTGGGCTTCGATGGCATCCTGGACGAAAGGGACGATAAATCAGGTCCTGATTTCCCCAAATCGCCATCTTTCAAACCATTGGTTTCAAATGATGAAAGAGCCGCTGTATTCGGTCGCTTTTCTTTTGTATCAGATCCGGTACCCGGCAACCCCGAAAACATCCGTATCACTGACAACTGGGCCACTGAAAATATCAAGATGGTATCTATCCCCCAGCTGATCAACATCAAAGGATCAGACAGGGTACAGTTTCACCGGAAGGCAGAAGGACAGCTGATCAGCCTCTGGCAGGACTGGGAAGATGCCGGCTTATTACCGCTGGTATTAACCTGGGCGGGATCATTTGTACCAAGATTCATCAGAGGTAGCAGAAAAACACTCAGTAACCACTCATTCGGTTCAGCTTTCGATATCAATGTGGCCTGGAACCCGCTGGGCGCCGTACCTGCACTCGTCGGACAAAAAGGATCTGTCCGCGAACTCGTACAGATCGCCAACAAGAATGGTTTCTACTGGGGCGGACATTTCACCCGTAAAGACGGTATGCACTTCGAAGTGGCACAGATAAAGTAA